One window of Penaeus chinensis breed Huanghai No. 1 chromosome 3, ASM1920278v2, whole genome shotgun sequence genomic DNA carries:
- the LOC125044463 gene encoding olfactory receptor 49-like has product MECSVSSSLFVAITFLAMVEGVLTLFIYIKERRLRKREPSPFVYSLAVSITLLSAFSFAYNVRLLSRSCQNDWSIMWCVVLNILLRYLHVVSCFCVTCLALYRYLYLCWPLRCPMLVTKRRCYYVTLACWTLPIALVAVPSAIDGKAPCADMKVTDSFRITYVVLYILGALATFVAYLLVALEFRRKHNSASPTADIAKFDFLVKLRTERCALHVFVLYTILSLPHIIMVIMSMIYDEIAQVNRNIPALLQRLHLLLFLPFYAWANPFFRAAFTSWTKRTWSRLTCGDKEGDFHLHSNGTKGESAEKVEGLRQEPPV; this is encoded by the exons ATGGAGTGCTCTGTCAGTTCTTCACTTTTCGTGGCGATAACATTTCTGGCCATGGTTGAGGGTGTGCTAACCCTGTTTATATACATTAAAGAGAGGCGTTTGAGGAAGAGAGAGCCGAGTCCTTTTGTTTACAGTCTGGCCGTTAGTATTACCCTGCTATCTGCGTTCTCCTTTGCCTACAATGTCAGACTCCTTTCGCGTTCGTGCCAAAACGATTGGAGTATTATGTGGTGCGTTGTTTTGAACATTCTTCTGCGGTACCTGCACGTCGTCTCTTGCTTCTGCGTGACTTGTCTGGCTCTGTACCGATACCTGTACCTGTGCTGGCCTCTCCGCTGCCCGATGCTCGTCACCAAGCGCCGTTGTTACTACGTTACTCTAGCCTGCTGGACGCTGCCCATCGCCCTGGTCGCCGTTCCGTCTGCGATCGACGGCAAGGCTCCGTGCGCTGACATGAAGGTAACCGACTCCTTCCGTATCACCTACGTCGTCTTGTACATCTTGGGAGCCCTCGCCACCTTCGTCGCATACCTCCTGGTGGCGCTGGAGTTCAGGAGGAAACACAACAGTGCTTCGCCAACCGCAGACATCGCCAAGTTCGACTTCCTCGTGAAATTACGAACGGAGAGGTGTGCCCTTCACGTCTTCGTACTCTACACtatcttatctctccctcat ATCATAATGGTCATCATGAGCATGATCTACGACGAGATCGCCCAGGTGAACAGGAACATCCCAGCCCTCCTGCAGCGTCTGCACCTGCTgctattcctccctttctacgCCTGGGCCAATCCCTTCTTCCGCGCCGCCTTCACTAGTTGGACCAAGAGGACGTGGTCGAGACTGACGTGCGGAGACAAAGAGGGTGACTTCCACCTCCACAGTAACGGCACGAAAGGGGAGTCGGCGGAGAAGGTGGAGGGTCTGCGGCAAGAACCCCCTGTTTGA
- the LOC125044469 gene encoding uncharacterized protein LOC125044469, with protein MLSFRCRNTASEVIRGLRLLEFAGEEYQQISGLAMAFPLSAVMACLFMETLERDNYKDIIGRYSTWLRYVDDVLVIVPRRSCLHHILKRLNFVQEKIQFTVKEELEQKLPDSLIHQDDDGLCFSIYRKPTNKDDYIHYYSVHNNKTKSGVVIGFFPRALRICNPEFLEDEVTCIINYFIKHKNHRGFLLNHRKKADNMRGQTLHVKISSSSREKIHGILQERKQPENIPYGPAYRIP; from the coding sequence ATGCTAAGCTTCCGCTGCCGAAACACCGCTAGTGAAGTTAtccgtggacttcggctacttgaGTTTGCAGGGGAAGAATAtcagcagattagtggtcttgccatggctTTCCCCCTGagcgcagtcatggcctgcctcttcatggagacgctggagagggataactacaaggatataatcggcagatattctacttggcttcgttacgtagatgatgtcctcgtcattgtccccagaaggtcgtgcttacaccaTATACTGAAGCGGCTTAACTTCGTCCaggagaaaatccagttcaccgtaaAGGAAGAACTGGAACAGAAATTACCTGATAGTCTGATCCATCAAGATGACGATGGCCTATGTTTCTCTATATACagaaagcctacaaataaagatgattatatccattactactccgtccacaacaataaaacaaaatctggtgttgtaattggcttcttccccagagcactgaggatctgcaaccctgaatttcttgaggatgaggttacctgtataattaattatttcatcaaACATAAAAATCACAGAGGTTTCCTGCTAAATCACAGAAAGAAGGCAGATAACATGCGAGGTCAGACTCTACACGTGAAAATCTCCAGTTCATCCAGAGAAAAGATACATGGCATATTACAAGAGagaaagcagcccgaaaacaTTCCCTACGGTCCTGCATATCGCATACCCTGA
- the LOC125044442 gene encoding sulfotransferase 1C4-like isoform X2, protein MLNHGCQKSRPEDGTRETRFPFQEFPFLDVRAVAAMEGRTYLAISCRRPSLRWLVDKMVYVTRNPCGKAVSYLHFTQLDIVFFKSSLADYVKQFLEDKEKVGGWHETDGDFPVRRRSER, encoded by the exons ATGCTGAATCACGGGTGCCAGAAGTCTAGACCTGAGGATGGCACTCGGGAGACGCGATTCCCATTCCAGGAATTCCCGTTCCTGGACGTGAGGGCGGTGGCAGCCATGGAAGGACGCACCTACCTCGCCATCTCCTGCCGAAGGCCTTCCCTTCGTTGGTTGGTCGATAAG ATGGTCTACGTGACCCGAAACCCCTGTGGCAAGGCCGTGTCTTACTTACACTTTACTCAGCTGGATATAGTGTTCTTCAAGAGCTCCTTGGCGGATTACGTTAAGCAGTTCCTCGAAGACAAAG AAAAAGTTGGAGGATGGCATGAAACTGACGGTGACTTTCCGGTGAGACGAAGGAGTGAgcgataa
- the LOC125044442 gene encoding olfactory receptor 1496-like isoform X1: MNCPLAPALYMTLSLLTIIECVLTIFIYIMERRLRKRTTSPFVYSLAVSIALLSAISFIFNVKLLFDSCRNKRTIEWCVVLSIFLRYLHVVSCFCVTCLALYRYLYLCWPLHYPMLVTKRRCCYVTLACWTLPIALVAVPSAIDGQAPCADMRVTVSFYATYIALYISGALATFVAYFLVALEFRRKRHALALSSDVARSDRLVKGRTERSALSVLALYAVLSLPHIIMLLVTRMSNGRASAVNLDSASLLNRLHLLLFLPFYAWANKLFRTALITRARKMFCRKYNADSLRLRKEVARITTTALHKRKRKTVHCSISPDREHSSTPLPPHEKQ; the protein is encoded by the exons ATGAACTGTCCCCTCGCCCCTGCCCTTTACATGACACTCAGCCTCCTAACAATAATTGAGTGTGTGCTgacgatatttatatacattatggaGAGACGTCTGAGGAAAAGGACAACAAGCCCTTTCGTATACAGTCTAGCAGTTAGCATCGCTTTGCTATCagccatttctttcatttttaacgTCAAGCTTCTTTTTGATTCGTGTCGAAACAAACGAACCATAGAATGGTGCGttgttttatctatatttctgagGTACCTGCACGTCGTCTCTTGCTTCTGCGTGACCTGCCTGGCGCTGTACCGATATCTGTACCTGTGCTGGCCCCTCCACTACCCGATGCTCGTCACCAAGCGCCGTTGTTGCTACGTCACTTTAGCCTGCTGGACGCTGCCCATCGCCCTGGTCGCCGTTCCGTCTGCGATCGACGGTCAGGCTCCGTGCGCTGACATGCGGGTGACAGTCTCCTTCTATGCCACCTACATTGCTCTGTACATCTCAGGAGCCCTCGCCACCTTTGTTGCATACTTCCTGGTGGCGCTGGAGTTCAGGAGGAAGCGCCACGCGTTGGCACTCAGCAGCGATGTGGCGAGGAGCGACCGCCTCGTGAAAGGGAGAACCGAGAGGTCCGCGCTCTCGGTTCTCGCCCTCTACGCTGTCCTGTCTCTGCCTCAC ATAATAATGTTGTTGGTGACGCGGATGAGCAACGGCCGAGCATCCGCAGTGAACCTGGACAGCGCCTCCTTACTAAACAGGCTTCACTTACTGCTGTTCCTCCCCTTCTATGCCTGGGCGAACAAACTCTTCCGCACCGCACTCATCACTCGAGCCAGAAAGATGTTCTGTAGAAAGTATAATGCCGATAGCCTCCGTCTTCGAAAGGAAG tAGCACGAATCACTACTACTGCACTGCATAAGCGCAAGAGAAAGACCGTGCACTGTTCCATTTCTCCTGACCGAGAACACTCTTCCACGCCGCTGCCACCACATGAAAAACAGTGA